The nucleotide window GACGCTGATCGAGCTTCAGCGGAGCGGCACGCTCGACGAGCTGGCCGAACTCGGCGGCGTCGGCTCGCTCGCGACGGCCGCGCTCGACGACGAGATGGTCCGCTCGCTCGCGGCCACCGGATCCTCGCTCGGCGAGGTCGCGGACGCGGCCGCGGACGGCGACGCCCGCGACGGGCTCGCGACGCTGCTTCAGGGCGTCGGCGCGGCCCAGCGGAGCGAGCCGCAGCCGGTCGGCGCCGTGGGGCTCGCCCGTGGCGTCCGCGACCCCGAAGTCAAGTACGGGGTCGGCTACCTGCTCGCGGTCGCGAAGGCCATCGGCCGCGAGCGCGGTCAGGCCGCCGAGGAGTGAGCGGTCCGTGGACGCCGGCTCACGGTCGGCTCGCGGTCCGATTCCGAACTCCCGGCCGACGCGAGCGTTTATCCGTGTTGGGGGACAATAATGTGTGTGGACACCAATACTACGTCGGAGAGCGCGGACGGTTCCGAGGCCCTAGGTGTCGAGACGGCGTCGGAGCCGGCGCGACCGGTCTCGCTGGCCGACGAAGACGCCCTCGACGCCCTCGTTGACGAGGCCGACGTGGCGCTCGTGGAGTTTTACACCGACGGCTGCGGTATCTGCGCCAGCATGGAACCGGTGCTGGGTAACGTCGCCCGCGGCGTCGACGCGGACGTGTCGGTCGGGCTGATCAATCCCCGCGACGATCCGCCGCTCGTCGAGCGGTTCGACGTGCGGAGCGTCCCGCTTTTCGTGCTCTTCGTCGACGGCGAACCGGTCGCGCGGCGCGCCGAGGGGTTCGTCCCGGGCGACGAGCTGGCGGCGTGGGTCGACGAGCACGCGGCGGAGACCGGCGGCCGGAGCGGGTGAACCGTCGCCAGTTACGGTCGGCGTTCAAACCGACGGAACCCTTTTGAGCCGGAGCGGCCTACTCGGAGGCAGTATGGGACTGGGCTCGGACATGTACCGGCAGCAGATCCTCGACCACTACAAGAACCCGCGCAACTACGGGGAACTCGAGGATCCGGACTTCACGCACGTCGGCGAGAACCCCTCCTGTGGCGATACGATCCGGATGGACGTCCAGCTCGACGACGCCGGAGAGGCAGTCGAGGCGGTGCGGTTCACCGGCGACGGCTGCGCCATCTCCATGGCCTCCGCGAGCATGCTCTCCGAGCGGCTCCACGGGATGGGCGTCGACGAACTCGACGCGCTCGACACCGACGACGTCACCGAGATGCTCGGCGTCGATATCTCGCCGATGCGCGTGAAGTGCGCGGTGTTAGGCCGACAGGTCGCACAGGACGGCGCGAAGATCCACCGCGGCGAACTCGACCCCGACGATCCGGACGACCGCACGGTCACCGAGGAGTAGCCGGCCACCGAGGAGTAGCCGGTCGCGGCCAGCGCGCGTCGGCGACTCCTCGTCCCGACCCCACCGGACTTTTGCCCGCGAACCACGTTCGTCCGCCCATGAGCGACGGCTTCGACAAGGAGGCGGAACGCGAGAAGCTCCGTGAGAAGTTCGCGGACGACGAACAGAAGCGCGAGCACACCCAGCGGATGTCGGAGCTCCTCTTGAAAGGCGCGACGATGACGAACCGTCACTGCGACAACTGCGGCGACCCGATATTCCGCCACGACGGCCGCGAGTTCTGTCCGACCTGCGGGAACGAGGCCGGTGGGGCCCCCGGCGCGGACGCGGGTGAGACCCCGGCCGACGCCGCCACCGAGTCCCCCGCCGGCGCGAACGCGGCCCCGGAAGGCGGCGTCGACGCGGCCGACGCCGGTGCTGTCAGCGACGCCGCAACTCCCGCCGACGCGGCGGAGCCGGCGCGCTCCAATTCCGGCGTTGAGGCGGTCAGTTCCGGCGTCGGGGCGGTCGATTCCGGCGCGTCAGGGAGCGGCGAATCGCCGCCTTCACCCCCGGCCGCTGCGCCATCTCGCTCCTCCGAGCCCGAACGCTCCGGATCTCGACGCCCCGAGTCCAGTCGGTCCGCGTCCCCGGGATCGGCCGACGACGCGGGAGGTATCGACGCCGCTCGCGCGTCGCTGACGCGCACGCTGACTCGGTTCGCTCGCGCCGCCGAGGAGACCGACGACCCGCGGCGCGCCCGCGACCACCTCGAAGCGGCCCGCGAGGCGGCCGAGGCGCTCGCGGCGTTAGACTGAGGCTAGTTATAAGCGAACGGACGCGGGTAATACGTGAGCGTTCGCGGGTCCAGCCGATCGCTGCTACGTAGTCGTTTCTGACACATCGACCGAGACCGCCGAAGCCCCAGCCGCGAGGACGCCGCACGCTCGCTGCGGTCCTCACTCGGTCGCTCCGCTCCCTCGTTGTGGTCCTTGCGTCGCCTGCGGCGTCCTCGCGGCTGCCCCTTCGAGTCCCGCCCCGCAAAGCACCGCCCCGCACCTCACACCACCCCAGCCTCGTCGACCGGTCTCCGCGTTGCTCCGACCGGTCGACTCCCTCGCGCGGCGCTCCTCGCGGTCGCCGGGGGCGACCGCTCGGAGGCACGCGCCACCGCAGTTCAGTCATAAACAGTGTCGTTATCGGCCGCTCTCGACGGCGACTCGCATGTCTGTCGCCAGCCGCTCGGCGCGGTCGGCGTCGGCGGACTCGGCGTAAATCCGGATCTTCGGTTCGGTTCCCGAGGGGCGGACGAGCACCCACGCGTCGCCGTAGTCGAGGCGGTAGCCGTCGGTCGTGTTCGGCTCCGCGTCGGCGGTCTCGACGTACGCCCGCGCGGCCGAGAGCATCTCGTCGCGCTCGTCGTCGTCCTCGTACTCGACGTTCGCCCGCACGAAGTGGTAGTCGGCGTACGGCGCGACGACCTCGCTGACGGGCGCGCCGTCCGCGGCCGCGAGCAGTTCGAGGAACCGGGCACCGATGTACGCCCCGTCCCGCGAGAGCCGGTACGGCGGGAAGAACACGCCCCCGTTTCCCTCCCCCGCAATCGGGACGTTCGTCCCCTCTCCGTGGAGGTCTCGGGTCCGGGTGATGATGTTCGTCGCGCCGATGGGGGTCAGTTCGAGGTCGGCGTCGTTGTCGGCGCAGACGTCGACGAGGCGCTGGGAGACGTTGACCGCGCTGACGACCGCGTCGCCGGGTTCGAGACAGGCGTCCGCCATCGCCGCGAAGGAGGTGTCGCCGTCGACGAACTCGCCGGTCTCGTCGACGAAGACGGCCCGGTCCGCGTCGCCGTCGTGGGCGATCCCCACGTCGGCGTCGGAGGTCGCGACGAGCCGCCGGAGGTCGGCGAGGTTCTCTGAGACCGGCTCGGAGTCGCGGCCGGGGAAGTGCCCGTCCGGGGTCGCGTTCACGGTCAGCACCTCGCAGCCGAGCCGGCGGTAAATCCGCGGGGAGGCCACCGAGGCCGCGCCGTGCCCCGGATCGACCGCGACGGTGAGGTCGGCGTCGGCGATCGCGTCGCGGTCGACCGCGTCGATCAGCTGGTCGACGTAGTCGTCGACGACCCCCTCTATCGGCGTCGTCGCCCCGGCGTCTCGCCAGTCGGCCCGGTCGTACTCGTCGTCGAGGACGCGACGCTCGATCCGCTCTAACACGTCGACCGAGAGTTCGACGCCGTCGTCGCCGACGAGCTTGATCCCGTTGAACTCCGGCGGGTTGTGCGAGGCGGTGACGAGGACCGCTGGGACCCCGGCCGACTCGCAGTAGTTACCGACCGCCGGCGTGGGGACGACGCCGAGCCGGTCGACGTCGCAGCCGACCGCGGCGAGCCCGCTCGCGGCCGCGTTCGCGAACAGCTCGCCGGTGGTCCGCGTGTCGCGCGCGACGGCGACGCGGTCGGCGTCCCACACCGTCCCGGCCGCCTTCGCGATGTCGAGGACCAGCGCGGGCGTGAGATACCGCAGGGCCACCCCGCGGATGCCGCTGGATCCGAACAGCTCCATGCCGAGCAATCCGGCGGCCGACGGGAAAGCGGTTCCGAACCGCCCCGGCCGAGGGGTCCCCGACGCGCTCGGCGCGCCGACCGTCTGCGCCGACGCGTGCGGTTCATGCCGCTGGCGTTCCTCGATCCGGTATGGACCACACCCGACGCGACGCGCTCGCCGGGAGCGCGCTCGCGCTCTCTGTCGCGGCGGCCGGCTGTCTCGACTTCGCGGCGGGCGAGGGCCCGCAGGGACCCGAGGGAACGCCGGCGACGCTGACCTGCGAGAACGAGAACTTCGTCCGGCTCGATCAGCCCTTCGAGGGCGACGTCGAGGAGACGGTCGTCGAGGCCGGCGAGACGACGTTCGAACTGTCCTCGGAGGGGAACTCCGAGACATACGGCCAGTCGCTCCGCCTCGTGTTACGGAACACCGGCGACGGCCCCGCGACCGCGCTCGGCCGACACGCCTACTCGATCCAGCGGGAGACCGAGACGGGTTGGATCGAGATCCGGGGATCGACGACCGGAGAGACGGTCGAACTCCCCCGGTCCGAGGAGACGCTCGATTCGAGCGGCGTGTACAACTGGTCGATCGACCTTGACGAGCAGGCCATCGCCTCGGCGGTGCCCGATGTCGAACTGACGGTCTGCCCGGAACTCGGCCCCGGAACCTACCGGTTCGTCTACTGGGGACTGGTCGATGGCCCCCCGATCGGCGTGGAGTTCGAACTGGTCGGCTGACGTCGGGCTCGCACCTCGTCGAGCCGCCGTCCGCGCGCTCCGCCGGGTCAGATCAGAACGGCTGCCAGTCGGAGGGCTGCCCGACGCGGTCGCGGACGCGGAACTCCCGCGCGTCGTCGTCAACCCGGGTCTCGACGACGGTATCGAACGGCTCGTGGAGGGTGTGGACCACCTGCTCGTCGTGGGCGGTCGAGCCGAGGACGCCGACGAACGGCCATCCCTCGCCGGAGGTCTGGGAGGTCATTACTCGGGTGAACTGGTAGATCCGCTCGGGGTCCCAGTACATGAGCAGCTGCGACAGCGAGTAGATCCCGACCGCGCGTTCGCGGCCGGCGGAGGACTCGACGACGTCCGTGAACTTGATCCCGATGTCGGTGAGGTTGCCGGCGCTCGCGACGTACTTCGTCGTCGGCGTGTCCTCCCGTTTGTCGCCCTGCTCGTGGGTGACACAGTCGATGACGACCACGTCGTCGCCGGCTTTCCCCGTGAGTTCCTCGTAGTCGCCGCGGACCTTCTCCGCGGTCCGCCCCGTCGAGATCACGACCGGACCGTCGGACCAGGCCGCAAGCAGCCGGTTGAACAGGTCGTACTTCCCGCTCATCGGAGGACCGCTGATGAGGACGCTGTCGGCACCGCGGACAGCGTCGGGAAGCACAGTCATTTGGTGAACGTGAGAGAGTGTTGGGTAAAACCCTTCCGAGGGATCACTTTCGGAGCATGGAAGGGAGGTCGAGCGAGGACGGCGGCCCCTCCCGCGGCCGCTCGGTGAGTGTCAGTTCGCGTATCGCGCCGGGCAGCGCCGCGGGAACCGGCGACTCGCGCGGCGCTCCGAGACCGTCGACGAGGGAGTCCCACACCGCCTCGTCGTCGGGGTCGTCCCGCTCCGCTTTCGCCTCCAGCGCCTTCGTTCGCCCCTCGTCGTACGCCAGCTCCACGATGATCCGGTCGTAGCTCCCCGGGAACGCCTCTAACACCCGATCCAGCTCGTCGGGGCGGGGGCTGTCGACCCCGGCCGCGACGCCCAACGCGAAGGCGCGCTCTATCGCCTCCTCCCGCGAGAGGTCGTCCCACTCCGTGCCGAACGTGCGGTCGTACATCAGTGGGTCACCGTCGCCGCCGAGCCGATCCGGAGCCCGCCGTCCGTGAACTCCACGTCCTGGATGTCCGTGTCGATATCGGTCCCACGCATCTTCAGCACCTGAACGCCCCGGCGCATCCCCTCGTCCTCGAGGTAGTTGTGCATGAAGACGACGCCGTGCGCGAGGTAGTGTTCCTCCGAGTAGGCGCTCGGATCGGTCATCTCGGAGATGAGAAGGGTCGTGGCGTCGGTCCGCTTTAGCGAGGAGAGCAGCTGGATCATCGTGTCCTCGTCGTCGTCTAAGAGGAACCGCAACAGCATGGTGGAGTCGAAGACGACCCGGTCGATGTCGCGGGAGTTGATGAACCCGGTGAGGCGGTTGGTGACGCCGGACCGGTCGCGGCGGTCGCCGGGCAGCCCGAAGAAGCGCCGGCCGTCCGACGAGAAGGAGTCGAGGAACGTGACGCGGTCGGAGTCGAGCGCGCGGTCGAACCCGAAGTCGTAGCCGCTCATGTCCTCGCGGATCCCCGATTTGGTCTCGTGCATGCTGATGTACAGCACGTCCTCGCCGTTTCGAGCGCCCTGAGCCGCGAACTGCGCACAGAAGGTCGTTTTGCCGCTCCCGGGCGGACCGCTCACAACGTACAGACGGTCCTCGGGGAACCCCCCGTCGACGAGGTCGTCGAACCCCGGGACGCCGCTTGAGACGCGCATACGTACGCAACCCGTTGGACGGCTGATAAGCGTTGTCACCCGGTTCTCACGGGTGAGAACCGATATCCTCGATTCGGTTCGCCGACGTCCCCCGAATCACCTCGTCGGCACTGCGTCGTCTCGGCGTTTTCCCAGCGCCGCCTACGCCTCCGCGGCCTCGACGTCGTCGAGTTCGGCCGCCAGCTCGTCGTCCACGTCCGGGGAGACCCACACGACGAAGCGGTCGTCGGACTTGACGATGCCGCGAACGCCCTCTTCCTCGACGGTGGTGCTCTGGTCGACGTCCTCGGGCGCGACGTCGCGGACCTGAAACACCTCGTCGACCATCCAGCCGACCGTCCCGCCCTCGTCGATCTCGCTGTCGTCGAACACGACGATGCGCTCTCGGGGGCCCTCCTCGTCGATGTCGAACAGCGTCTTCGGGTCGACGATCGTGGTCGTCCGACCGCGCAGGTCCATCACGCCCTCGACGTGATCCGGCGAGTTCGGGATCCGCGTGAGTTCGCCGGCGTCGACGATCTCGTCGATAACGCCGATGTCCAGACAGTACGTCCCGTCACCTAGGCCGAACTCCAACACCTTGGTCGGTTCGGCGTCCGCCGTCGACTCCGTGTTCGCCTCTGTGGCTGCCATGCCCGTACCTGCGGTCAACCGACAAATAATCGTGTCCCCTGAATTATCAGGGGTGATTACTGGGTCCGTGGATTTATGCTGATTCTGGGTCCGGTGTGGAACATGAGCAGGACGACGGATCGGCGCGGCGGTCGGGACGGGTCGCCGCGGGTGGTAGTCGTCGACGACTCCCCGTTCATGCGGGGTCTGATAAGTGATCTCTTGAGCGATGCGGGGGTCGCGGTCGTCGGCGAGGCGGGGGACGGAGAAGAGGCGCTCTCGGTGGTCGCCGAGACCCGCCCCGACGTCGTGACGATGGACGTCGAGATGCCCGGTATGGGCGGACTCGAAGCCGTCGAGCGGCTGATGGAGGAGACGCCGACGCCGGTGTTGATGCTGTCGGCGCACACCGACGAGGGCGCGGAGGTCACCTTCGAGGCGCTCGACCGCGGGGCGGTCGACTTCTTCGCGAAGCCCGGCGGTGAGGTCTCGACCGGCGTCTCGCGGGAGTCCGAGCGGCTCGTCGAGGCGGTGCGGTCGGTCGCGGACGCCGACCTCGACGCTGCGACGCGCGAGCGTGACGACCCCAGCTCCGCGGCGTCGCGTCGGTCGGACGCCGGTTCCGACGCGGGAACGGTCGACGTCGATGGACCCCTGACCGTGGTCATCGCGGCGTCGACCGGCGGCCCGAACGCGGTCGAGCGCGTGCTGTCGGCGCTGCCGATGGCCGACTGCCGCGTGGTGATCGTCCAGCACATGCCGGAGGCGTTCACGTCGCGGTTCGCGAACCGGCTCGACGAGGCCTCCGCGTACGACGTGCGTGAGGCGAGCGACGGGGCGCGGATCGGTGCCGGCGAGGCGCTCGTCGCCCGCGGCGGCAGCCACACCCTGATCGACAGCTACCGCTCGGGGCGGCTCCGCGTCAAGCTCGACGCGGACGACGACTCCCACACCGTCACCCCCGCGGCCGACGTGACGATGCGCTCGGCCGCCGAGGTGATCGACGACCCGCTCGTCGGCGTCGTGTTGACCGGGATGGGATCCGACGCCGCCGAGGGGATCCGCGCGATGGCCGACGCCGGGGCGCGGACGCTCGCGCAGAGCGAGGGCACCTGCGTCATCTACGGGATGCCGAAGCGCGCCGTCGAGACCGGCGGGATCGACGAGGTACACGACCTCGACGACGTCGCCGGCGCGATCGTGGGGGGTGAGGCCTGATGGACTCCCACCGCGCCGCGTTCGTCGCCGAGGCGGAAGACGGGATCACGGACCTGAACAACGCCCTGCTCGCCCTCGAAGCCGACCCCGAGGACGCCGAGGCGATGGACGACGTGTTCCGCGTCGCGCACACCCTGAAGGGGAACGCCGCGGCGATGGGGTACGAGGACGTCTCCGACTTCGGACACGCCTTGGAGGACCTGCTGGACGCGGTCCGGCAGGGCGACCGCGAGGTGACCCCCGAGCTGATGGACCTCCTCTTCGAGGGGGTCGACACCGTCGAGGCGATGGTCTCGGAGATCGCCGACACCGGCGACGTGTCGACGGACCCCTCCGACCTCGAATCGCGCCTGCGCGAGATGGAGGAACACGGCACCGTCGGCGGCGACGGGAGTGACGGCGGAACTGACGACGCGGGAAGCGACGACGCGAGCGACGCCGCTGACGACGCGGAAAGCGAGGCGTCGGACGAGGGCGACTCCGATACTGAAGGCGACGACGCCGAAGGCGACGCCGACGCGCCCGATGTCTCGGTGCCCGAGCCGCCGGCGGCCGCGGCCGACCTCCCCGAGCCGGTCGCGTACGCGGACGTGACGATCGGCGAGGCGAAGATGGCCGGGGTTGACGCGGCGCTCGTGCTTCAGGCCCTTGACGAGCAGTTCGACGCGCACGCGACGGACCCCGATCCGGAGGCGTTGGAGGACGGCGAGTACGACGAGCGGTTCGACGCGTTCGTCGGCGGTGCCGACCCCGAGGTCGTCGCCGAGGGACTCCGGGCGCTCACGCAGGTTGAGTCGGTGACGGCGGTCGCGGTCGACGGGTCGGCCGACGGCGACGCGGACGCCGGATCGAGTGACGCGACGGCCGACGACGCGGATGCGGCCGACGATGCCGACGCGGCCGAAGACGTGGACGCTCCGAGCGACGCGGCCGACGACGAGTTCGAGGCCGCCGACCCCGAACCGGCGGAATCTGAGAGCGACGACGGCGGGTCGTCGTCCGGCGGGTCCGACTCCAAGTCCGGCGACGAGATCAAGTCGATCCGCGTCGACGTCGACCAAGTCGACGAGCTGTACGGGCTGGTCGAACAGCTGGTGACGAGCCGGATCAAGCTCCGCCGCGAGATCGAGGGGACGGACGCGGAGTCCGACGCCTTAGACGAGCTGGACAAGCTCGCCTCCAGCCTTCAGGACACGGCGATGGACATGCGGCTCATCCCGTTCTCGCAGGTGTCCGACTCGTTCCCGCGGCTCGTCCGCGACATCTCGCGGGACCTCGACAAGCGGATCGACTTCGAGATCGAGGGCGACGACGTCGAGTTGGACCGC belongs to Halorubrum sp. DM2 and includes:
- a CDS encoding Sjogren's syndrome/scleroderma autoantigen 1 family protein, producing the protein MSDGFDKEAEREKLREKFADDEQKREHTQRMSELLLKGATMTNRHCDNCGDPIFRHDGREFCPTCGNEAGGAPGADAGETPADAATESPAGANAAPEGGVDAADAGAVSDAATPADAAEPARSNSGVEAVSSGVGAVDSGASGSGESPPSPPAAAPSRSSEPERSGSRRPESSRSASPGSADDAGGIDAARASLTRTLTRFARAAEETDDPRRARDHLEAAREAAEALAALD
- a CDS encoding thioredoxin family protein, producing the protein MDTNTTSESADGSEALGVETASEPARPVSLADEDALDALVDEADVALVEFYTDGCGICASMEPVLGNVARGVDADVSVGLINPRDDPPLVERFDVRSVPLFVLFVDGEPVARRAEGFVPGDELAAWVDEHAAETGGRSG
- a CDS encoding chemotaxis protein CheW, with amino-acid sequence MAATEANTESTADAEPTKVLEFGLGDGTYCLDIGVIDEIVDAGELTRIPNSPDHVEGVMDLRGRTTTIVDPKTLFDIDEEGPRERIVVFDDSEIDEGGTVGWMVDEVFQVRDVAPEDVDQSTTVEEEGVRGIVKSDDRFVVWVSPDVDDELAAELDDVEAAEA
- a CDS encoding chemotaxis protein CheA — protein: MDSHRAAFVAEAEDGITDLNNALLALEADPEDAEAMDDVFRVAHTLKGNAAAMGYEDVSDFGHALEDLLDAVRQGDREVTPELMDLLFEGVDTVEAMVSEIADTGDVSTDPSDLESRLREMEEHGTVGGDGSDGGTDDAGSDDASDAADDAESEASDEGDSDTEGDDAEGDADAPDVSVPEPPAAAADLPEPVAYADVTIGEAKMAGVDAALVLQALDEQFDAHATDPDPEALEDGEYDERFDAFVGGADPEVVAEGLRALTQVESVTAVAVDGSADGDADAGSSDATADDADAADDADAAEDVDAPSDAADDEFEAADPEPAESESDDGGSSSGGSDSKSGDEIKSIRVDVDQVDELYGLVEQLVTSRIKLRREIEGTDAESDALDELDKLASSLQDTAMDMRLIPFSQVSDSFPRLVRDISRDLDKRIDFEIEGDDVELDRTILTEMRDPLVHVLRNAVDHGIESPAEREAAGKDPMGTVELTAERERDHVIIEVTDDGGGLDPDQLRDKAVDEGVKSREAVEAMEDDEVYDLVFHPGFSTAEEVTDVSGRGVGMDVVRTTARDLDGSVSVESDPGEGTTVRFRLPVTVAIVKVMFVDVGGTEYGIPIKSIAEVARADDVEEVHGDEVVRHEDDLYPVVRLNERLGEIDPTAAETSAEETPAADGGVAVDGESADAPEIGDDEDAAEEAGGATDDGMLVRIREETRQVALHCDAVLDQEEVVVKPLDGPLSGTPGLSGTAVLGDGDVVAVLDVVSL
- the glmM gene encoding phosphoglucosamine mutase gives rise to the protein MELFGSSGIRGVALRYLTPALVLDIAKAAGTVWDADRVAVARDTRTTGELFANAAASGLAAVGCDVDRLGVVPTPAVGNYCESAGVPAVLVTASHNPPEFNGIKLVGDDGVELSVDVLERIERRVLDDEYDRADWRDAGATTPIEGVVDDYVDQLIDAVDRDAIADADLTVAVDPGHGAASVASPRIYRRLGCEVLTVNATPDGHFPGRDSEPVSENLADLRRLVATSDADVGIAHDGDADRAVFVDETGEFVDGDTSFAAMADACLEPGDAVVSAVNVSQRLVDVCADNDADLELTPIGATNIITRTRDLHGEGTNVPIAGEGNGGVFFPPYRLSRDGAYIGARFLELLAAADGAPVSEVVAPYADYHFVRANVEYEDDDERDEMLSAARAYVETADAEPNTTDGYRLDYGDAWVLVRPSGTEPKIRIYAESADADRAERLATDMRVAVESGR
- a CDS encoding iron-sulfur cluster assembly scaffold protein, whose translation is MGLGSDMYRQQILDHYKNPRNYGELEDPDFTHVGENPSCGDTIRMDVQLDDAGEAVEAVRFTGDGCAISMASASMLSERLHGMGVDELDALDTDDVTEMLGVDISPMRVKCAVLGRQVAQDGAKIHRGELDPDDPDDRTVTEE
- the cheB gene encoding chemotaxis-specific protein-glutamate methyltransferase CheB, whose product is MSRTTDRRGGRDGSPRVVVVDDSPFMRGLISDLLSDAGVAVVGEAGDGEEALSVVAETRPDVVTMDVEMPGMGGLEAVERLMEETPTPVLMLSAHTDEGAEVTFEALDRGAVDFFAKPGGEVSTGVSRESERLVEAVRSVADADLDAATRERDDPSSAASRRSDAGSDAGTVDVDGPLTVVIAASTGGPNAVERVLSALPMADCRVVIVQHMPEAFTSRFANRLDEASAYDVREASDGARIGAGEALVARGGSHTLIDSYRSGRLRVKLDADDDSHTVTPAADVTMRSAAEVIDDPLVGVVLTGMGSDAAEGIRAMADAGARTLAQSEGTCVIYGMPKRAVETGGIDEVHDLDDVAGAIVGGEA
- a CDS encoding RAD55 family ATPase, with the protein product MRVSSGVPGFDDLVDGGFPEDRLYVVSGPPGSGKTTFCAQFAAQGARNGEDVLYISMHETKSGIREDMSGYDFGFDRALDSDRVTFLDSFSSDGRRFFGLPGDRRDRSGVTNRLTGFINSRDIDRVVFDSTMLLRFLLDDDEDTMIQLLSSLKRTDATTLLISEMTDPSAYSEEHYLAHGVVFMHNYLEDEGMRRGVQVLKMRGTDIDTDIQDVEFTDGGLRIGSAATVTH